DNA from Streptomyces sp. NBC_01260:
CCACGCCGCCGAGGACCGCGGCGCCTTCGGCCGGGTCCTGGCCGAGGCCGGTCTGCCCGCCCCCAAGCACGGCACCGCCACCACCTTCGCCGGGGCCAAGGCCATCGCCGACGAGATCGGCTACCCCGTCCTCGTACGCCCGTCGTACGTGCTCGGCGGCCGCGGCATGGAGATCGTGTACGACGAGACCCGGCTCGCCTCGTACATCTCCGAGTCCACCGAGATCAGCCCCACCCGGCCGGTCCTGGTCGACCGCTTCCTCGACGACGCCATCGAGATCGACGTCGACGCGCTCTACGACGGCACCGAGCTCTACCTCGGCGGCGTCATGGAGCACATCGAGGAGGCCGGTATCCACTCCGGGGACTCCGCCTGCGCACTGCCCCCGATCACCCTCGGCGGCTACGACATCAAGCGCCTGCGCGCCTCGACCGAGGGCATCGCCAAGGGCGTCGGCGTACGCGGACTGATCAACATCCAGTTCGCGCTCTCCGGGGACATCCTCTACGTCCTGGAGGCCAACCCGCGCGCCTCGCGCACCGTGCCCTTCACCTCGAAGGCCACCGCGGTCCCGCTCGCCAAGGCCGCCGCCCGGATCTCGCTGGGCGCGACCGTCGCGGAGCTGCGCGAGGAGGGCCTGCTGCCCAAGCACGGCGACGGCGGCACGCTGCCGCTGGACGCGCCGATCTCCGTCAAGGAGGCCGTCATGCCGTGGTCGCGCTTCCGCGACATCCACGGCCGCGGCGTCGACACGGTCCTCGGCCCGGAGATGCGCTCCACCGGCGAGGTCATGGGCATCGACTCGGTCTTCGGCACGGCGTACGCCAAGTCGCAGGCCGGCGCGTACGGCCCGCTGCCCACCACCGGCCGCGCCTTCATCTCGGTCGCCAACCGGGACAAGCGCTCGATGATCTTCCCGGCCCGCGAGCTGGTCGCCCACGGCTTCGAGCTGATGGCCACCTCCGGCACCGCCGAGGTGCTCAAGCGCAACGGCATCAACGCCACGGTCGTGCGCAAGCAGTCCGAGGGCGAGGGCCCGAACGGTGAGAAGACCATCGTCCAGCTGATCCACGACGGCGAGGTCGACCTCATCGTCAACACGCCGTACGGAACCGGCGGCCGGCTCGACGGCTACGAGATCCGTACCGCGGCCGTCGCCCGGTCCGTACCGTGCCTGACCACGGTCCAGGCGCTCGCCGCGGCGGTCCAGGGCATCGACGCCCTCAACCACGGCGACGTGGGCGTCCGTTCCCTCCAGGAACACGCGGAACGTCTGACCGCGGCCCGCGACTGACGGCCTCTCGTCCGGATCGGGCCAGACCTCAGCCCGGCCTGATCCGGACGAAAGGCCCACAGCCCAGCAGGGGGGCACCGGAAACGGTGTCCCCCTCTTCGTGAGAACACCGAGGACACCCCCGATGTACAAACTCTTCTTCCAGCTGGTCTTCAAGCGCATGGACCCGGAGCAGGCCCACCACGCCGCGTTCCGGTGGATCCGCCTCGCCGCCCGCGTCCCCGTCCTGCGCACCTTCGTCGCCGCCGCGCTCGCCCCCCGCCACCGGGAACTGCGCACCGAGGCGCTCGGCCTGCGGATGCACGGGCCCTTCGGCCTCGCCGCCGGCTTCGACAAGAACGCCGTCGCGATCGACGGCATGTCGATGCTCGGCTTCGACCACATCGAGATCGGTACGGTCACCGGCGAGGCGCAGCCCGGAAACCCCAGGAAGCGGCTCTTCCGCCTCGTCGCGGACCGCGCGCTGATCAACCGCATGGGCTTCAACAACGAGGGCTCGGCCGCCGTCGCCGAGCGCCTGGCCGCCCGCGTGCCGGTCTTCCGGACCACGGTCGGCGTCAACATCGGCAAGACCAAGGCCGTCCCCGAGGCCGAGGCCGCAGCCGACTACGTGAAGTCCACCGAGCGGCTCGCCGCCCACGCCGACTACCTCGTCGTCAACGTCTCCTCGCCGAATACGCCGGGCCTGCGCAACCTCCAGGCCACCGAGTCGCTGCGCCCGCTGCTGTCCGCGGTGCGCGAGGCCGCCGACCGGACCGTCACCGGCCGCCGGGTCCCGCTGCTCGTCAAGATCGCCCCCGACCTCGCGGACGAGGACGTCGACGCGGTCGCCGACCTCGCGGTCGAGCTGGGCCTGGACGGCATCATCGCCACCAACACCACCATCGCCCGCGACAGCCTGGGCCTGAAGTCCTCGCCGTCACTGACCGGGGAGATCGGCGGGCTGTCCGGCGCACCCCTCAAGGAACGCTCCCTGGAGGTCGTGAGCCGCCTCTACGCGCGCGTGGGCGACCGGATCACCCTGGTGGGCGTCGGAGGCATCGAGAACGCCGAGGACGCCTGGCAGCGCATCCTCGCCGGCGCCACGCTCGTACAGGGCTACAGCGCCTTCATCTACGAGGGCCCGTTCTACGCGCGGGCGATCCACAAGGGCCTGGCCGCGCGCCTGGCCGCCTCCCCGTACGCCACCCTCGCCGACGCCGTCGGCGCGGAGACCAGGAAGGCCGCCCGATGACCCAGGAACCCTTCGGCGCACGTCTGCGCCGGGCCATGGACACCCGTGGCCCGCTCTGCGTCGGCATCGACCCGCACGCCTCCCTGCTGGCCTCCTGGGGGCTGAACGACGACGTGGCGGGCCTGGAGCGCTTCACCCGTACGGTCGTGGAGGCGCTGGCCGACCGGGTCGCCGTGCTCAAACCGCAGTCGGCGTTCTTCGAGCGCTTCGGCTCGCGTGGCATCGCCGTCCTGGAGAAGGCCGTCGAGGAGGCCCGCGCGGCCGGCGCACTGGTCCTGATGGACGCCAAGCGCGGCGACATCGGCTCCACCATGGGTGCCTACGCCGCCACCTACCTGGACAAGGACTCGCCGCTGTTCTCCGACGCGGTCACCGTCTCGCCGTACCTCGGCTTCGGCTCGCTGCGGCCGGCCCTCGACGCGGCCGAGATCTCCGGCTCGGGCGTCTTCGTGCTGGCCCTCACCTCCAACCCGGAGGGCGCCGAGGTGCAGCGTGCCACCGCGGCCGACGGCCGCCTGCTGGCGCAGCTGATGCTCGACCACATGGCGGCCGAGAACGAGGGGGCCACCCCGCTCGGCTCGGTCGGCGCGGTGGTCGGGGCCACGCTGGGCGACGCGGGCGTGGACCTCGCGATCAACGGACCGCTGCTCGCGCCCGGCATCGGCGCCCAGGGCGCGACCCCCGCGGATCTGCCGGGGGTCTTCGGTGACGCGGTGCGCGATGTGCTGCCCAGCGTGAGCCGGGGCGTGCTGCGCCACGGTCCGGACGCGGCAGGGCTGCGCGAAGCCGCCGAGCGGTTCGCGGACGAGGTCCGCGCGGCCGTCTCGGATGGCTGACCATCCCACGTAACAGCGTGTTGACGTAATCCTGACCAAAAAACTCGGTTGTTATGCCAGGAATGTCCTGGTCGGCAAAGGCTGACCAGGACTTTTCGTCTGTTCTCGCTGACTCCGGCGGCCCTGGCCGCTAGTCTCCGTCGAGAGCCAACGCGCACAGGTTGTTCGTTGCTCACCAGGTGAGGGACGATCCAGTTGCCTCACCGGTCCGTATCCGACAGATCGACATCCGAGGTGACGTAGGCGTGGCTCTTCCGCCCCTTACCCCTGAACAGCGCGCAGCCGCGCTCGAAAAGGCCGCCGCGGCTCGCCGGGAGCGGGCCGAGGTCAAGAATCGACTCAAGCACTCCGGCGCCTCCCTCCACGAGGTCATCAAGTCGGGCCAGGAGAACGACGTCATCGGGAAGATGAAGGTCTCCGCCCTGCTCGAGTCCCTGCCCGGCGTGGGCAAGGTCCGCGCCAAGCAGATCATGGAGCGGCTCGGCATCTCCGAGAGCCGCCGGGTCCGGGGTCTTGGCTCCAACCAGATCGCATCCCTGGAGCGTGAGTTCGGCGGCAGCGCCGCCTGACGTTCTCAGGCACTCCTGAGAACCTGGATAATCGCTCCATGGCTGCAACATCCCGGGGGACGTCCCCCGTACCCCCGGACGTACGTCCGCGGCTGACCGTGCTCTCCGGCCCCTCGGGGGTCGGCAAGAGCACGGTCGTCGCGCATATGCGCAAGGTCCACCCCGAGGTGTGGCTCTCGGTGTCGGCGACGACCCGCAAGCCCCGCCCCGGCGAACGCAACGGTGTTCACTACTTCTTCGTTGACAACGAGGAGTTCGACAAGCTGATCGCCAACGGCGAGCTGCTGGAGTGGGCCGAGTTCGCCGGCAACCGCTACGGCACGCCGCGCCGCGCCGTGCAGGAGCGGCTGGAGGCGGGTGAGCCGGTGCTGCTGGAGATCGATCTCCAGGGCGCCCGGCTGGTCAGGCAGTCGATGGCCGACGCGCAGCTGGTCTTCCTGGCGCCGCCGAGCTGGGACGAGCTGGTCCGCCGGCTCACCGGCCGCGGCACCGAGGCGCCCGATGTGATCGAGCGTCGTCTCGGCGCGGCCAAGATCGAACTGGCTGCCGAATCCGAGTTCGATACGACGCTTGTCAATACCTCCGTCGAGGATGTGGCACGTGAGCTGCTAGCCTTGATGCTGGAGGCTTCCGGCCACCGTGCCGACAGCGACTGAACACACTGGACGCACCGACACGGGACCGCATCACACAGCCCCTGACTGTCAAAGATTTCTTTGATCTTCACCCCCTTCGGAAGGCAGAGAGTGTCCTCTTCCATCAC
Protein-coding regions in this window:
- a CDS encoding quinone-dependent dihydroorotate dehydrogenase, with translation MYKLFFQLVFKRMDPEQAHHAAFRWIRLAARVPVLRTFVAAALAPRHRELRTEALGLRMHGPFGLAAGFDKNAVAIDGMSMLGFDHIEIGTVTGEAQPGNPRKRLFRLVADRALINRMGFNNEGSAAVAERLAARVPVFRTTVGVNIGKTKAVPEAEAAADYVKSTERLAAHADYLVVNVSSPNTPGLRNLQATESLRPLLSAVREAADRTVTGRRVPLLVKIAPDLADEDVDAVADLAVELGLDGIIATNTTIARDSLGLKSSPSLTGEIGGLSGAPLKERSLEVVSRLYARVGDRITLVGVGGIENAEDAWQRILAGATLVQGYSAFIYEGPFYARAIHKGLAARLAASPYATLADAVGAETRKAAR
- the pyrF gene encoding orotidine-5'-phosphate decarboxylase, which produces MTQEPFGARLRRAMDTRGPLCVGIDPHASLLASWGLNDDVAGLERFTRTVVEALADRVAVLKPQSAFFERFGSRGIAVLEKAVEEARAAGALVLMDAKRGDIGSTMGAYAATYLDKDSPLFSDAVTVSPYLGFGSLRPALDAAEISGSGVFVLALTSNPEGAEVQRATAADGRLLAQLMLDHMAAENEGATPLGSVGAVVGATLGDAGVDLAINGPLLAPGIGAQGATPADLPGVFGDAVRDVLPSVSRGVLRHGPDAAGLREAAERFADEVRAAVSDG
- a CDS encoding integration host factor produces the protein MALPPLTPEQRAAALEKAAAARRERAEVKNRLKHSGASLHEVIKSGQENDVIGKMKVSALLESLPGVGKVRAKQIMERLGISESRRVRGLGSNQIASLEREFGGSAA
- the gmk gene encoding guanylate kinase codes for the protein MAATSRGTSPVPPDVRPRLTVLSGPSGVGKSTVVAHMRKVHPEVWLSVSATTRKPRPGERNGVHYFFVDNEEFDKLIANGELLEWAEFAGNRYGTPRRAVQERLEAGEPVLLEIDLQGARLVRQSMADAQLVFLAPPSWDELVRRLTGRGTEAPDVIERRLGAAKIELAAESEFDTTLVNTSVEDVARELLALMLEASGHRADSD